The genomic region TTTCATTGTACTTAAATTTGATTTTATAAGTTCCAAATTCACTTTCAATAGTTTTATTATTCGGAATGGCCTCTATCATGTATCCTTTCGGGATATTAATTGAAAACTCATCCTCGTCCAGATAGCCTCGCTGTATCTCTAAAGGCAATTGCCTACTTCTATACCTATTGGGAACAAAACTATTTTCATCAAAAGCATTTGCAACAAATAGAATTCTATCGCCACTTTTTGAGGCATAGCCATTAGCTTTCACAGAAACTTTCTCTGCAAATATTATATTCTCTTTATCATTTTTTAAGTCGTGCGAAAGCACAATTAGGTTATTAATATTGTCCCAATAATTTTTATAATGCGTCGTAATATCTTTTACAGATTGGTTCTCTAAAGAAAATCTGTTATCATACTGAATCCCTTTGGTTTTGATTATTATCTCTCCAGAAATATCGCCATTTTCATTAATAGAATAATCGGCCGTAGTTTTTTGATGGTTTTCCTTGTTCAAATATGAGGAGGTAGTAACAATTTCACCGTTGTCAGGTTTTATGACCAATACTTTTCTACCATCTGTAAAGTCACCTAAAAAGCCAAATGGGTGTATTTGTGAGGTACAATCAATCCAGTAATATTGTTCGTTATACGGTATAGCTAAAATTACATGGTTGCCCTGTGCTAAATCGGCAAAATCCTCTTCAAAATCAACCTTAGCCTTTCCAGCTTCCACATGGGTATAATAAGAAGTTACCCCTGCAATTTCCAAAAGAGCTTTTGTATAATTGGACAAGCCTTTACAATCCCCATACTTTAGGTCATCAACTTCAATGGCATTTGATGGCTGTATGCCGCCAATACCTACTTGTACACTTATATATCTTGTGTTATTCTGCACATAGCGATAAATTAACTTGGCTTTTTCCAAATCATCCTCAACACCATTCACTAGAGACTTTATTTTCATCTTTGTCGCTTCCGATACGGCATTGCGCCCCATAAGTAAATTAGTGCTCATCCATGTTCCCAAATCTTTCCAATTAGAGACGTGGCCATTGTATCCTTCATAATGAAAATTTACCGCCCTTACCATCAGTTTTGGAGCTATTTTATTGAAAGGCGGGGATAATGCCTCCTGTTTTATAGCTTTAATATTGAATGCTTCGTAAGATATTTGATTCGGTAATTCATTCTTGGAAAAATCCATTGTCCCAAAATTCTTCTCTTTGAATTCAGGCTTTTGATCATACTCGTTATAGGTGATAGAATATATACTTTTCTCTGTACTCACCAAAAAGCCATCTAAAAAATACCAATTGGGAATATTACTAGTATTTTTCGTTACGATTTCATATTCAAACTCAATCGTATATGGATAGGCTATTGGCGTATGCTCTAAATACATTATCCTGGAATCGGAATATAATGTTCCACCATCCACAGCACTTACATCAGTAAAATCCTTTCTTTTTATTAGATTGATTTCGTTGCCTCTGGCATCGTATATAATTGCTATGGCATTCCTGACCTTTGTACTATTGTTATATCCTAAAGATGCACCAGCATGCTTATTTCCGAGTTTATTGAGTACGGTCACGACTCTTTTCGAAGAAATTTTCATCTCTTTCATCGAAAGAAGTTCTACGCGCATTTCATTTAGCCTTACTACCGCGTTGGCACCCTGTAC from Costertonia aggregata harbors:
- a CDS encoding DUF3857 domain-containing protein translates to MRFTFLFFMLFFSIISTSQNSIYSVSTIGKDMVQGANAVVRLNEMRVELLSMKEMKISSKRVVTVLNKLGNKHAGASLGYNNSTKVRNAIAIIYDARGNEINLIKRKDFTDVSAVDGGTLYSDSRIMYLEHTPIAYPYTIEFEYEIVTKNTSNIPNWYFLDGFLVSTEKSIYSITYNEYDQKPEFKEKNFGTMDFSKNELPNQISYEAFNIKAIKQEALSPPFNKIAPKLMVRAVNFHYEGYNGHVSNWKDLGTWMSTNLLMGRNAVSEATKMKIKSLVNGVEDDLEKAKLIYRYVQNNTRYISVQVGIGGIQPSNAIEVDDLKYGDCKGLSNYTKALLEIAGVTSYYTHVEAGKAKVDFEEDFADLAQGNHVILAIPYNEQYYWIDCTSQIHPFGFLGDFTDGRKVLVIKPDNGEIVTTSSYLNKENHQKTTADYSINENGDISGEIIIKTKGIQYDNRFSLENQSVKDITTHYKNYWDNINNLIVLSHDLKNDKENIIFAEKVSVKANGYASKSGDRILFVANAFDENSFVPNRYRSRQLPLEIQRGYLDEDEFSINIPKGYMIEAIPNNKTIESEFGTYKIKFKYNEKGSNIKYTRSLFIKEGYYEKEKYSAYRSFRKETANNDAAKIVLIKKQE